Genomic window (Blastocatellia bacterium):
GCTGCGAAGCTCGCGCGCCCGTTGATACTCACGGTCGGCTTCCGCCTGCAAGCCCTGGCTGTAGAGCGCGTGGCCGAGCTTGGTGTGGAGGTTGTCGTCGCCGGGCTTCACCGCGATGGCTTTGCGATAACTCTCGGCAGCGCGCGGCCACTGTTGCCTGGCGAAGTATTCGTCTCCCAGCGCCATGTGCATGGCCGCGTTCTTGGCGTCGAGCGTCGCCGCTTGTTCCAGTTCGCCAAGCGCCGCCTCGTTCTGCTGACTGCGATAAAGCAAAGCCAGGTTGTAGTGGGGCGCTGCCCAGTTCGGGTCTATTTCGACGGCCCGCTTAAAGGCGCGTTCGGCGCGGAAGTTGTCCAACTTCCCTTGATACACCAGGCCCAGCGCGTTCTCGACGGCGGCCAGCTTGACGGCCTGCAACTGAGCGAGCGCCCGCTCGGCTTCGTCATAAAACTGCAAAGCGATGAGCGCTTCGGTGGCGCTCAATTTTTCAAGCGTGCTGATTTCGGGATTCCCCCCATTGAGCGACCGGGCGCGCGCCAGCATCTGGCCGGCGCGGCGAAAGTCGTCAACGCGGTCGGCGATGCTGTCCGCGTAAACATGGCCTGTAACCATCTCACGGCCCGCGGCGACCAGCGCGTCGGCGAGCGCGGGCCGCAGTCGCGCCGCGTCTGAAGCGGTCGCCGGATCGGCGGCGAGCCGCTGATAGATGTCCCAGGCGCTTGCCTGCTTCGGCTCCAGCAGGTTCTTCGAGGCGATGGCGGCCTGGAGCTGTAGGGTTAGAGGCGAAGGCGCTGCCTCAATCGTTGACGTGAGCACGGGCGAAGACGGCGCCGCCGTTTCAACTCGACGTGCGGGCTCGGCAGCAACCTCGCCAACTCTAGGCAAGGCAGCCATCGGGCGCGGCGCCGGCGGGAGGTTCACGGCGGTCATAGCGGTTGTCGCCGCGCCCCCCGAAGGGATGCTTACCGTTTCGCCAGTCGCAATTTCGACAGTCGGCGGCGGCGCGGCCGCCGGCTTTCGTGCAGGCGTCACCGCTGTCGGCGCGGGCCTGGTCGCCGCAGGCGTTGGACTAGTTGCAGCAGGTGTTGGATTCGTTGTCGCGGGAACGGCAGCCGGTTCGGCTCGTGCGAGGCTTTTCTCCGCGGGCGGTGTGCCAGTTCCGGCCGCAGGCGAATCGGGCCTTGTCGGCGGTGTAGCGGGCGCTGTCGCCTTACTGGACGCGGGCTGGACCGCGGCGGCGTCAGGGCGCGCGTCGGTGACTTCAGGCGCTCTCAACACGGCGGGTGCCGGCCTGCCAGCGGCTGGCGGTTTATTGACGACAGGCGGCGGGTTCTTCATCTCTGCTGCCAAAGCCGGCGATGCGGTGGCGATTGGCGGCGCTTCTGGTTTTGTGGTTTGTACCTCTTTTGCGGTGACAACGGGAGTGCCGGCGCTGCGCGGCAGGCTGACGAGCGCGAATTGATTTAATGAGGTGTTGCTATGCCAGACGTGTTGCTTGTTGGCCGTGTCTTCGGCGACCAGCGGCGCAAGGACGCCGAGCAACTCGTCCGCCGTCAACCAGCCATCATTGTTTCGGTCGCTGGTTTGACCTGTCGCCATAGCAGCGGCGAGGTGCCTGGCGAAAACCCCTTGCCCATTCCACCGTTGACCCTCACGCGAATATTCATTCGGGCCGCTCGCCGCAATGACCGAAAGGCCAGGCCGCTCGGTCGCCAACTGGTCGAGCGCCTTCAGAAACCCTGTGGTCGCGGCGCCGTTGGCTTCCGGGTCAAAGAAATCGCGCCGCATCGCGTCGGCGATCAGCAACACGCGGCGAGCGTGGACTCGCACAGCCAGCGCCTGCTTGATTTCCGTGAGCGAGATTCCCGTCGCAAATGGCTCTTTGGCGTCAGAGTCAGCTCCGAGCAGATAGGCTTCGCCGTATTCCTGCTCGAAAAAACCATGCCCTGAAAAGAAAATGACCGCCGTGTCGTCTGCGCCCGCCGTGCGGGCTAACCAATTACCGATAGCTGATTTGATGGCCGCGACCGTCGCTTCCTGCGCGACCAATACTTTCAGGTTATCCGGAGCGACACCGGCCTTCTTCAAGGTTTCGGCGATGAGCATGGCGTCGCGGTCAGCGAATTGAAGCTGCTGGCCGCCGCCGAGCTTCGCATATTTTGAAACGCCGACGACGACGGCGACGAGCTTTCCCTGCGGGCGCTGTGGGTCGGGAGTCTGCGCTGCGGCGAGCGGCACCAGGGCGGCGAGCAGCGTGGTAATGGCGAGCAGAATAGGTTTCGTAGTCATGCAGCTTTCCGTATGAGCGAAAGGGCGCAGGCTCCTACGTCGCGTAGAGGCATGCGCCCTGAAACAACAATTGATTCTCGCCCTGGCGGAAGCGAGTCATTCGGTTGAGCCATCCGGCTTAGAAGCTGGCGATGGCTTCCTGTTCGTCATCGTAGGTCTGAAAGACCGTCAACAGCTTGGTGATCATAAGCAGGTCTTTAATTTTCTTGCCCAGGCTCAAGAGTTTCAATTGACCGCCCTGATTCGAGGTCGTTGTATAAGAGCTGACCAGTTCGCCGATGCCGGAACTGTCAACATAGGACACGTCGCCAAGGTTAAGCAGGATCTTCTTCTTGCCATTGGTGAGCAGATCCTTCACCGCCTCGCGCAACTGGACACTGCCTTCGCCGATGGTGATCTTGCCGGAAAGGTCGAGGATCGTCACGTCGCCCGCCTGGCGCTGGTTAATCGTCAACTGAGCCATCGCTTGTCTCCTTTTTCGTCCTGAGAATTATTACTAATTCGGTTTGTGCTTTTTCATGCGGACGACGCTGCCGCCTTCGGGGTGGACGGAATATTCGACTTCGTCCATAAAGGTGCGCATATAAAATATGCCGCGTCCGCTCGGATTGAGCAGGTTATCGGCGCTCGTCGGATCGGGCAGCTTTGCCGGGTCGAAGCCCGCGCCATAATCGCGGACGACGACGACCAGGGCATCCTGCTCGGTTTCAAACCGGACATCAACTTTCTTGTCTTCGGCGCTCCGATTGCCGTGCGTAATCGCGTTGATGACGGCTTCGTGGACGGCCAGCTCGATCCAGCTCGCATCGTCTTCATTAAAGCCCA
Coding sequences:
- a CDS encoding tetratricopeptide repeat protein, with the translated sequence MTTKPILLAITTLLAALVPLAAAQTPDPQRPQGKLVAVVVGVSKYAKLGGGQQLQFADRDAMLIAETLKKAGVAPDNLKVLVAQEATVAAIKSAIGNWLARTAGADDTAVIFFSGHGFFEQEYGEAYLLGADSDAKEPFATGISLTEIKQALAVRVHARRVLLIADAMRRDFFDPEANGAATTGFLKALDQLATERPGLSVIAASGPNEYSREGQRWNGQGVFARHLAAAMATGQTSDRNNDGWLTADELLGVLAPLVAEDTANKQHVWHSNTSLNQFALVSLPRSAGTPVVTAKEVQTTKPEAPPIATASPALAAEMKNPPPVVNKPPAAGRPAPAVLRAPEVTDARPDAAAVQPASSKATAPATPPTRPDSPAAGTGTPPAEKSLARAEPAAVPATTNPTPAATSPTPAATRPAPTAVTPARKPAAAPPPTVEIATGETVSIPSGGAATTAMTAVNLPPAPRPMAALPRVGEVAAEPARRVETAAPSSPVLTSTIEAAPSPLTLQLQAAIASKNLLEPKQASAWDIYQRLAADPATASDAARLRPALADALVAAGREMVTGHVYADSIADRVDDFRRAGQMLARARSLNGGNPEISTLEKLSATEALIALQFYDEAERALAQLQAVKLAAVENALGLVYQGKLDNFRAERAFKRAVEIDPNWAAPHYNLALLYRSQQNEAALGELEQAATLDAKNAAMHMALGDEYFARQQWPRAAESYRKAIAVKPGDDNLHTKLGHALYSQGLQAEADREYQRARELRSHQQ
- a CDS encoding STAS domain-containing protein — encoded protein: MAQLTINQRQAGDVTILDLSGKITIGEGSVQLREAVKDLLTNGKKKILLNLGDVSYVDSSGIGELVSSYTTTSNQGGQLKLLSLGKKIKDLLMITKLLTVFQTYDDEQEAIASF
- a CDS encoding ATP-binding protein, which codes for MTETIELSIDSNLEFVDLVASVTKNVTAKMGFNEDDASWIELAVHEAVINAITHGNRSAEDKKVDVRFETEQDALVVVVRDYGAGFDPAKLPDPTSADNLLNPSGRGIFYMRTFMDEVEYSVHPEGGSVVRMKKHKPN